A region from the Serinibacter arcticus genome encodes:
- the prmC gene encoding peptide chain release factor N(5)-glutamine methyltransferase: protein MTPELRAMVRGASEILDEAGVPSAEHDARALAAYALAVPHLAYAPSELPDDFRAEFAELVDRRRRREPLQHIVGHTVFRHVTLRVEPGVFVPRPETEVVAQHAIDAAVAVVATGRDPLVVDLCCGAGGIAVSVDVEVRASAVVAVDASPEAVALTRHNHGAVGSSPLRAEVGDVRDPALLADLDGTVDVLVSNPPYIPPDAVPTEPEVRDFDPDLALYGGGLDGLEVPRAVVLAARRLLRSGGVFVMEHAEVQAEAVREITAAAGFVEVSSFEDLTHRPRGVRAVAP from the coding sequence GTGACGCCCGAGCTGCGCGCGATGGTGCGCGGCGCGAGCGAGATCCTCGACGAGGCGGGCGTGCCGTCCGCCGAGCACGACGCCCGTGCCCTGGCCGCGTACGCGCTCGCCGTGCCGCACCTCGCCTACGCGCCGTCCGAGCTGCCCGACGACTTCCGCGCCGAGTTCGCGGAGCTCGTCGACCGGCGACGGCGGCGCGAGCCGCTCCAGCACATCGTCGGCCACACGGTGTTCCGCCACGTGACGCTGCGGGTCGAACCGGGCGTCTTCGTGCCGCGCCCCGAGACCGAGGTCGTCGCCCAGCACGCGATCGACGCCGCCGTCGCCGTCGTGGCGACCGGACGCGACCCGCTCGTCGTCGACCTGTGCTGCGGCGCCGGCGGGATCGCCGTGTCCGTCGACGTCGAGGTGCGCGCCAGCGCCGTCGTGGCGGTCGACGCCTCGCCCGAGGCCGTCGCCCTGACCCGTCACAACCACGGGGCCGTGGGCTCGAGCCCGCTGCGGGCCGAGGTCGGCGACGTCCGCGACCCCGCGCTGCTCGCCGACCTCGACGGCACCGTCGACGTGCTCGTCTCCAACCCGCCGTACATCCCGCCCGACGCCGTCCCGACCGAGCCCGAGGTGCGCGACTTCGACCCCGATCTCGCGCTCTACGGCGGGGGCCTCGACGGGCTCGAGGTGCCGCGCGCCGTCGTGCTCGCCGCCCGCCGCCTGCTGCGGAGCGGGGGAGTGTTCGTGATGGAGCACGCCGAGGTGCAGGCCGAGGCCGTGCGCGAGATCACCGCCGCGGCGGGGTTCGTCGAGGTCAGCTCGTTCGAGGACCTCACGCACCGTCCGCGGGGTGTGCGCGCCGTCGCTCCCTGA
- a CDS encoding glycosyltransferase family 4 protein translates to MRIYLLVIALAAAVTFVATPLVRVLARRVNAVTPLRERDVHEVPTPRMGGVAMLVGFAVALLVASRTEFLGEVFTVSPQAWAILGSAVLICLLGAADDIWDLDWITKLVGQVLCAGLMVWQGVQLVTLPLFDSIAILSPNMLLAITLLIVLVAINAVNFVDGLDGLAAGLIAIGGGAFFVYSYLLTVSTDEASYANLATLIIAAVVGACLGFLPHNFFKASIFMGDSGAMFLGLTLSAAGIIVTGNIDPGASAQLTEFVALPAFLPILLPVAVMLIPLVDLVFAVVRRIAAGKSPFAADGRHLHHRLMARGHSHRRTVVILYAWTTVFAFGAVALAFLPLQTVLIALTVAVVVGIVLTVVPLPVRRSSHRSRHVKGPEAREKVEP, encoded by the coding sequence GTGAGGATCTACCTCCTCGTCATTGCGCTCGCGGCCGCCGTCACCTTCGTGGCGACCCCGCTCGTGCGGGTGCTCGCGCGTCGGGTGAACGCCGTGACGCCGCTGCGCGAGCGTGACGTCCACGAGGTCCCCACACCCCGGATGGGCGGGGTCGCGATGCTCGTCGGCTTCGCCGTCGCGCTCCTGGTGGCCTCGCGCACGGAGTTCCTGGGCGAGGTCTTCACCGTCTCGCCGCAGGCGTGGGCGATCCTCGGGTCCGCGGTGCTGATCTGCCTGCTCGGGGCCGCCGACGACATCTGGGACCTCGACTGGATCACGAAGCTGGTCGGACAGGTGCTGTGCGCCGGCCTGATGGTGTGGCAGGGGGTGCAGCTGGTCACCCTGCCGCTCTTCGACTCGATCGCGATCCTCTCGCCGAACATGCTGCTGGCGATCACGCTGCTGATCGTGCTGGTGGCCATCAACGCGGTCAACTTCGTCGACGGTCTCGACGGTCTCGCCGCCGGGCTGATCGCGATCGGTGGCGGCGCCTTCTTCGTCTACAGCTACCTGCTGACCGTCTCGACCGACGAGGCCAGCTACGCCAACCTCGCGACGCTGATCATCGCCGCCGTGGTCGGCGCGTGCCTGGGCTTCCTCCCGCACAACTTCTTCAAGGCGTCGATCTTCATGGGGGACTCCGGGGCGATGTTCCTCGGGCTCACGCTGTCGGCCGCCGGCATCATCGTCACCGGCAACATCGACCCGGGGGCGAGCGCACAGCTCACGGAGTTCGTGGCGCTGCCGGCGTTCCTGCCGATCCTGCTGCCCGTCGCCGTGATGCTCATCCCGCTCGTGGACCTCGTGTTCGCGGTCGTGCGACGCATCGCCGCCGGCAAGTCGCCGTTCGCCGCCGACGGGAGGCACCTGCACCACCGGCTCATGGCCCGCGGCCACTCGCACCGCCGCACGGTGGTGATCCTCTACGCCTGGACGACCGTGTTCGCGTTCGGTGCCGTCGCCCTGGCCTTCCTGCCGCTGCAGACGGTCCTGATCGCCCTCACGGTGGCGGTCGTCGTCGGGATCGTGCTCACGGTCGTCCCGCTGCCGGTCCGGCGCTCGTCGCACCGCTCGCGCCACGTGAAGGGGCCCGAGGCGCGTGAGAAAGTAGAGCCGTGA
- a CDS encoding VanZ family protein, translating to MYAPSVPGPPSSLRLDLLGHVATFAALTFTGLLAGVPARWLLVGVAINAVASEVVQHWLLPDRSGDVTDLAADAVGIVLGWWAYRWWRLRERRMAERAVRERRRAHPADGA from the coding sequence ATGTACGCGCCCTCGGTCCCCGGACCGCCGTCGTCGCTGCGCCTGGACCTGCTCGGCCACGTGGCGACGTTCGCCGCGCTGACCTTCACCGGCCTGCTGGCCGGCGTCCCCGCGCGGTGGCTGCTCGTCGGCGTCGCGATCAACGCCGTCGCGAGCGAGGTCGTCCAGCACTGGCTGCTGCCCGACCGCAGCGGCGACGTCACCGATCTCGCGGCCGACGCCGTCGGGATCGTGCTGGGCTGGTGGGCGTACCGCTGGTGGCGGTTGCGGGAACGGCGGATGGCGGAGCGAGCAGTCAGGGAGCGACGGCGCGCACACCCCGCGGACGGTGCGTGA
- a CDS encoding L-threonylcarbamoyladenylate synthase — translation MGAVTILSCTPAQRSANIADAAGVLATGGLVVLPTDTVYGIAADAFDPDAVAALLAAKGRGRQMPPPVLVASATMLDVLAVGVPASARALAEAFWPGALTIIVRAQPSLTWDLGETAGTVALRMPDHEVALDLLRTTGPLAVSSANRTGQPAATNAQDAVAQLGARVARYLDDGEAPGGQSSTIVDATTAQLTIVREGAIGREQLAAVVPHLRTVVAEPTAEPTAEPTEEPASAPTAATDAPRQQPTDAVDDVAPPADEARG, via the coding sequence ATCGGGGCCGTGACCATCCTGTCGTGCACCCCCGCGCAGCGCTCCGCGAACATCGCCGACGCCGCGGGCGTCCTGGCCACCGGAGGACTCGTCGTCCTCCCCACCGACACCGTCTACGGGATCGCCGCCGACGCGTTCGACCCCGACGCGGTCGCCGCGCTGCTGGCCGCCAAGGGCCGCGGTCGGCAGATGCCGCCCCCCGTGCTCGTCGCCTCCGCGACCATGCTCGACGTGCTCGCCGTCGGCGTCCCCGCGTCCGCCCGGGCCCTGGCCGAGGCGTTCTGGCCCGGAGCGCTGACGATCATCGTCCGCGCCCAGCCGAGCCTCACGTGGGACCTGGGGGAGACGGCGGGGACGGTCGCGCTGCGGATGCCCGACCACGAGGTCGCGCTCGACCTGCTGCGCACCACCGGTCCGCTCGCCGTGTCCTCGGCCAACCGCACGGGCCAGCCCGCCGCGACGAACGCCCAGGACGCCGTCGCCCAGCTCGGCGCGCGCGTGGCCCGCTACCTGGACGACGGCGAGGCGCCCGGCGGGCAGTCCTCGACCATCGTCGACGCCACGACGGCGCAGCTGACGATCGTCCGCGAGGGTGCGATCGGCCGGGAGCAGCTCGCCGCCGTCGTGCCGCACCTGCGCACGGTCGTGGCGGAGCCGACCGCGGAGCCGACCGCAGAGCCGACCGAGGAGCCTGCCTCCGCACCGACGGCGGCCACCGACGCCCCCCGGCAGCAGCCCACCGACGCCGTCGACGACGTCGCTCCGCCCGCCGACGAGGCGCGCGGGTGA
- a CDS encoding F0F1 ATP synthase subunit delta, with the protein MRATSEASLTAARERFTPILDAAGDGARELGEQIFSVVDALDGSTSLRRALTDPTRSGEAKAQLASTLLGTQVHADVVDLVAGLARARWSADADLAEALEEIGTTAVLVAAEARGDLLRVEDDLFRLGRILANERDLRVALASTDLSAERRTSLADQLLNGQVAPESQVLVRRTVGALRQRSVTTRLAHVADLAAARRQRVVASVLVATPLTPAQVERLGATLSRIYSTEVHVNVGVDPSIVGGMRIQVGAEVVDATVLSKLAEARRRIAG; encoded by the coding sequence ATGCGGGCGACCAGCGAGGCATCCCTCACCGCGGCCAGGGAGCGGTTCACGCCGATCCTCGACGCGGCGGGCGACGGAGCGCGGGAGCTCGGGGAGCAGATCTTCTCCGTCGTCGACGCGCTCGACGGCTCGACCTCCCTGCGTCGCGCGCTCACCGACCCCACCCGGTCCGGCGAGGCCAAGGCCCAGCTGGCCAGCACGCTCCTGGGCACCCAGGTGCACGCCGACGTCGTCGACCTGGTCGCCGGCCTCGCGCGGGCTCGCTGGTCGGCCGACGCCGACCTCGCCGAGGCGCTCGAGGAGATCGGGACCACCGCGGTCCTGGTCGCGGCGGAGGCGCGCGGGGACCTCCTGCGCGTCGAGGACGACCTGTTCCGGCTCGGCCGCATCCTGGCGAACGAGCGCGACCTGCGTGTCGCGCTCGCCTCCACGGACCTGAGCGCCGAGCGTCGCACCAGCCTGGCCGACCAGCTCCTCAACGGGCAGGTCGCGCCGGAGTCGCAGGTGCTGGTCCGCCGCACCGTCGGTGCGCTCCGACAGCGGTCGGTCACCACGAGGCTCGCCCACGTGGCCGACCTCGCCGCCGCCCGACGTCAGCGCGTCGTGGCATCGGTGCTCGTGGCGACGCCGCTCACCCCGGCGCAGGTGGAGCGCCTCGGCGCGACGCTGTCGCGCATCTACTCCACCGAGGTCCACGTCAACGTGGGCGTCGACCCCAGCATCGTGGGTGGCATGCGCATCCAGGTGGGTGCCGAGGTCGTCGACGCCACCGTGCTGTCCAAGCTTGCCGAAGCCCGACGCCGCATCGCCGGCTGA
- the prfA gene encoding peptide chain release factor 1 → MSEDFAVVNGLLDEYAQLEKDLADPELHASPGRAKKVGRRYAELGRVVGAYRAWHSAVSDAGAAAELADEDPDFAAEHAELLAKVAPAAETLRRVLVPRDPDDGRDVILEIKAGEGGEESALFAGDLLRMYMRYAERRGWSTQIIEATDSALGGYKDVQLAVKSKGGTAPEDGVWAALKYEGGVHRVQRVPVTESQGRIHTSAAGVLVLPEADDEGEVEIDGNDLRIDVFRSSGPGGQSVNTTDSAVRITHLPTGIVVSMQNEKSQLQNREAGMRVLRARILAARQEEAAAAASEARRSQVRTVDRSERIRTYNFPENRIADHRTGYKSYNLDTVLDGELDAVIASAVETDEAARLAAAGDQ, encoded by the coding sequence GTGAGCGAGGACTTCGCCGTCGTGAACGGACTGCTGGACGAGTACGCCCAGCTGGAGAAGGACCTCGCCGACCCCGAGCTGCACGCCAGCCCCGGCCGGGCGAAGAAGGTCGGCCGGCGCTACGCCGAGCTCGGCCGCGTCGTCGGGGCCTACCGCGCCTGGCACTCCGCCGTCTCCGACGCCGGGGCCGCCGCCGAGCTGGCCGACGAGGACCCCGACTTCGCCGCCGAGCACGCCGAGCTGCTCGCGAAGGTCGCCCCGGCGGCCGAGACGCTGCGCCGCGTGCTCGTGCCCCGCGACCCCGACGACGGCCGCGACGTCATCCTCGAGATCAAGGCGGGGGAGGGCGGCGAGGAGTCGGCCCTGTTCGCCGGTGACCTCCTGCGGATGTACATGCGCTACGCCGAGCGCCGCGGCTGGTCGACCCAGATCATCGAGGCCACCGACTCCGCGCTCGGCGGCTACAAGGACGTCCAGCTCGCCGTGAAGTCCAAGGGTGGAACGGCGCCCGAGGACGGTGTCTGGGCCGCCCTGAAGTACGAGGGCGGCGTGCACCGCGTCCAGCGGGTTCCCGTGACCGAGTCGCAGGGTCGCATCCACACGTCCGCCGCCGGCGTCCTCGTGCTGCCCGAGGCCGACGACGAGGGCGAGGTCGAGATCGACGGGAACGACCTCCGCATCGACGTCTTCCGCTCCTCCGGCCCCGGCGGCCAGAGCGTCAACACGACCGACTCCGCCGTACGCATCACCCACCTGCCCACGGGCATCGTGGTCTCGATGCAGAACGAGAAGAGCCAGCTGCAGAACCGCGAGGCCGGCATGCGCGTGCTGCGCGCCCGCATCCTGGCCGCGCGCCAGGAGGAGGCCGCCGCCGCCGCCAGCGAGGCCCGCCGCAGCCAGGTCCGCACGGTCGACCGCTCCGAGCGCATCCGTACGTACAACTTCCCCGAGAACCGCATCGCGGACCACCGCACGGGGTACAAGTCCTACAACCTCGACACCGTGCTCGACGGCGAGCTCGACGCCGTGATCGCCTCCGCCGTCGAGACGGACGAGGCAGCGCGGCTGGCGGCGGCGGGGGACCAGTGA
- the atpB gene encoding F0F1 ATP synthase subunit A encodes MAETDHGSGFHAPTIQEFFPPAIFFDGTPFEFNRIQLVRVVVTIALILWLWLSTRHAKLVPGRAQSVVELALDFVRVQIVESVLGKTAGRRYLPLLTTLFFIILAMNFAGVTPFLNIGGTSVIGLPVVLAIWVYVTYLVAGFRKHGPGYLKISLFPSGVPKIMYLLITPIEILQVFILRPLTLALRLLANMMAGHLMLVLCFAATHFLFFESGGLIPLTGVMTFVGGIGITLFEIFVGFLQAFIFTLLAAVYIQMSEDDAH; translated from the coding sequence ATGGCCGAGACCGATCACGGATCGGGCTTCCACGCTCCGACGATCCAGGAGTTCTTCCCTCCCGCGATCTTCTTCGACGGCACGCCGTTCGAGTTCAACCGGATCCAGCTGGTGCGCGTCGTCGTCACCATCGCGCTGATCCTGTGGCTCTGGCTCTCCACCCGCCACGCGAAGCTCGTCCCGGGCCGCGCGCAGAGCGTCGTGGAGCTCGCCCTGGACTTCGTCCGGGTGCAGATCGTCGAGTCGGTTCTCGGCAAGACGGCGGGGCGGCGCTACCTGCCCCTCCTCACGACCCTCTTCTTCATCATCCTCGCGATGAACTTCGCCGGGGTGACCCCGTTCCTCAACATCGGTGGAACCTCGGTGATCGGCCTGCCGGTCGTGCTGGCGATCTGGGTGTACGTCACCTACCTCGTCGCCGGCTTCCGCAAGCACGGTCCGGGCTACCTCAAGATCAGCCTGTTCCCGAGCGGCGTCCCGAAGATCATGTACCTCCTGATCACGCCGATCGAGATCCTGCAGGTGTTCATCCTGCGGCCGCTCACGCTGGCGCTGCGACTCCTGGCCAACATGATGGCCGGTCACCTGATGCTCGTGCTCTGCTTCGCCGCGACGCACTTCCTCTTCTTCGAGAGTGGCGGCCTGATCCCGCTCACCGGCGTGATGACCTTCGTCGGCGGTATCGGCATCACCCTCTTCGAGATCTTCGTCGGCTTCCTGCAGGCGTTCATCTTCACTCTTCTCGCTGCCGTCTACATCCAGATGTCTGAGGACGACGCGCACTGA
- a CDS encoding HNH endonuclease signature motif containing protein encodes MLATAHDLALDAVAALTRDLAGATHDVALELAEAVEVLGRQVDHLRLLVARAVDEAAPAPTGSSALVDHAGQGLTAVTETGAAGRDDCATARSRSPFRTGRDLLRTRLRISGADASRRIRLAHQVLSRTTLGGETLPPRLEHVGAVIGEVSGDAARHVARASTRAEQVAGPEAARAVEETLAEHALTFDPDSLGRLADRAIVLIDPDGPAPDETDHRRGAFVGTTRNGLTTIKLIVDQLQREVLTTIFDTATNPRRATVGADGPGDGATDGTDGTDGTDGTDGTDTTESTDATVLNEIDRQAMASDTRSRAARMLDALLSACGAALRSGDLPRTGGAPTQVMVTMQLSDLLGGLNGVGHGDRIGHLTGGAASTSGGGCSGDGSGSSADPRALVVHEEDVPASVRRGPAAIRPPSRPPSPGPPPVPSSAPPPSPPPGGLAHLPHAGPVPLTLVRRLACDADLIPVVLGTTGRILDVGRDNRLVPAWMRRALTARDKGCAFPGCTIPASWCEGHHIVDWALGGSTGTDNAVLVCSGHHHLVHQAGWTVRLEGGRARFTPPWSALPRLTSNAFHSGSAV; translated from the coding sequence GTGCTCGCCACGGCGCACGACCTCGCGCTGGACGCCGTCGCCGCACTGACCCGCGACCTCGCCGGCGCGACGCACGACGTCGCCCTCGAGCTCGCCGAGGCGGTCGAGGTCCTGGGTCGCCAGGTCGACCACCTCCGCCTCCTGGTCGCCCGCGCCGTCGACGAGGCCGCGCCCGCCCCGACCGGCAGCTCCGCCCTGGTGGACCACGCCGGGCAGGGCCTCACGGCGGTAACCGAGACCGGCGCGGCGGGCCGCGACGACTGCGCGACCGCACGGTCGAGGTCGCCGTTCCGCACCGGGCGGGACCTGCTGCGGACCCGACTGCGGATCTCGGGGGCCGACGCCTCCCGCCGGATCAGGCTCGCCCACCAGGTCCTGTCACGCACGACCCTCGGCGGCGAGACGCTGCCGCCCCGGCTCGAGCACGTGGGAGCCGTGATCGGCGAGGTCAGCGGCGACGCGGCTCGGCACGTGGCCCGGGCGAGCACCAGGGCGGAGCAGGTCGCGGGGCCCGAGGCCGCCCGAGCGGTCGAGGAGACGCTCGCCGAGCACGCGCTCACCTTCGATCCCGACAGCCTCGGACGGCTGGCCGACCGCGCCATCGTCCTCATCGATCCCGACGGGCCGGCCCCCGACGAGACCGACCACCGCCGGGGCGCCTTCGTCGGCACGACCCGGAACGGCCTCACCACGATCAAGCTCATCGTCGACCAGCTCCAGCGCGAGGTCCTCACCACGATCTTCGACACGGCGACGAACCCGCGCCGCGCGACGGTGGGCGCGGATGGGCCGGGCGACGGCGCCACGGACGGCACGGACGGCACGGACGGCACGGACGGCACGGACGGCACCGATACGACAGAGTCGACGGACGCCACCGTCCTGAACGAGATCGATCGGCAGGCGATGGCGTCCGACACCCGGTCACGGGCCGCGCGGATGCTCGACGCCCTGCTGTCCGCCTGCGGCGCCGCCCTGCGCAGCGGCGATCTTCCCCGGACCGGCGGCGCGCCCACGCAGGTCATGGTCACCATGCAGCTCTCCGACCTGCTCGGAGGTCTGAACGGCGTCGGTCACGGCGATCGGATCGGCCACCTCACCGGCGGCGCAGCGAGCACGTCGGGCGGAGGCTGCAGTGGCGACGGCAGTGGCAGCAGCGCCGATCCCCGGGCCCTGGTGGTGCACGAGGAGGATGTTCCCGCTTCCGTGCGCCGGGGTCCCGCAGCGATCAGACCGCCGTCCCGACCTCCGTCCCCCGGACCTCCGCCAGTGCCCTCGTCAGCACCACCGCCGTCGCCACCGCCCGGCGGCCTCGCCCACCTCCCGCACGCGGGACCCGTTCCCCTCACCCTCGTCCGACGACTGGCCTGCGACGCCGACCTCATCCCGGTCGTCCTGGGCACCACGGGTCGGATCCTCGACGTCGGACGAGACAACCGCCTCGTCCCCGCCTGGATGCGTCGCGCCCTCACGGCCCGCGACAAGGGGTGCGCCTTCCCCGGCTGCACGATCCCGGCCAGCTGGTGCGAGGGTCACCACATCGTCGACTGGGCACTCGGCGGCAGCACCGGCACCGACAACGCGGTGCTGGTGTGCTCCGGCCACCACCACCTCGTGCACCAGGCCGGCTGGACCGTCCGGCTCGAGGGCGGGCGTGCCAGGTTCACGCCTCCCTGGTCGGCGCTCCCGCGGCTCACGAGCAACGCCTTCCACTCCGGCTCCGCCGTCTGA
- a CDS encoding F0F1 ATP synthase subunit B → MGEAQLLAEGEVSGIGVFIPADYDIIWSLVVTAVIAFFFFKYLMPKMTALLDERAAKIEGGLEHAAKIQAEAEATRAEREAELVAARQEAGRIREEAHGEGNEIVVEAKSKAQAEANRIVENAQRQIEAERQQAVVSLRSDIGSLATDLAGKIVGEALTDDARQSRVIDRFLAELEETSRQGDGVPTTVAADASGTTETGK, encoded by the coding sequence ATGGGCGAGGCACAGCTGCTGGCCGAGGGTGAGGTCTCCGGGATCGGAGTCTTCATCCCGGCCGACTACGACATCATCTGGTCGCTGGTCGTCACCGCTGTCATCGCGTTCTTCTTCTTCAAGTACCTGATGCCGAAGATGACGGCCCTGCTCGACGAGCGGGCGGCCAAGATCGAGGGCGGGCTCGAGCACGCCGCGAAGATCCAGGCCGAGGCCGAGGCCACCAGGGCGGAGCGTGAGGCCGAGCTGGTCGCCGCCCGTCAGGAGGCCGGGCGCATCCGCGAGGAGGCGCACGGCGAGGGCAACGAGATCGTCGTCGAGGCGAAGTCCAAGGCGCAGGCCGAGGCCAACCGCATCGTCGAGAACGCCCAGCGTCAGATCGAGGCGGAGCGCCAGCAGGCCGTCGTCTCGCTGCGCAGCGACATCGGTTCGCTGGCGACCGACCTGGCCGGGAAGATCGTGGGCGAGGCGCTCACGGACGACGCACGCCAGTCGCGTGTGATCGACCGCTTCCTCGCCGAGCTCGAGGAGACCTCCCGCCAGGGTGACGGCGTGCCGACCACGGTCGCCGCCGACGCCTCCGGCACCACCGAGACGGGGAAGTGA
- the rpmE gene encoding 50S ribosomal protein L31 encodes MKSGIHPEYVVTEVTCTCGNTFTTRSTEKSGKISSDVCSACHPFYTGKQKILDTGGRVAAFERRFGKKAAN; translated from the coding sequence ATGAAGAGCGGTATTCACCCCGAGTACGTCGTCACCGAGGTGACGTGCACCTGCGGCAACACCTTCACCACCCGGAGCACCGAGAAGTCGGGCAAGATCAGCTCCGACGTGTGCAGCGCCTGCCACCCGTTCTACACGGGCAAGCAGAAGATCCTGGACACCGGTGGCCGGGTCGCGGCGTTCGAGCGTCGCTTCGGCAAGAAGGCCGCCAACTAG
- the atpE gene encoding ATP synthase F0 subunit C yields MDILAELNGNIATIGYGLATLGPGIGLGILIGKALEGMARQPEVANTLRTNMFIGVAFVEVLALLGLIAGFLFI; encoded by the coding sequence ATGGACATCCTCGCCGAGCTCAACGGCAACATCGCCACCATCGGCTACGGCCTGGCCACTCTCGGCCCGGGCATCGGCCTCGGCATCCTGATCGGCAAGGCGCTGGAGGGCATGGCCCGTCAGCCCGAGGTCGCCAACACGCTCCGCACCAACATGTTCATCGGTGTGGCCTTCGTCGAGGTGCTCGCGCTGCTCGGTCTGATCGCCGGCTTCCTCTTCATCTGA
- the atpA gene encoding F0F1 ATP synthase subunit alpha, translating into MAELTIKPEEIRAALDTFVSSYTPTTDAREEVGRVTLAADGIAEVEGLPGAMANELLTFEDGTLGLALSLDVRHIGVVVLGEFTGIQEGQEVRRTGEVLSVPVGDGYLGRVVDPLGTPIDGLGEIATTGRRALELQAPGVMARKSVHEPLQTGIKAIDSMIPIGRGQRQLIIGDRKTGKTAIALDTILNQKANWESGDPDKQVRCIYVAIGQKGSTIAAVRGALEESGALEYTTIVAAPASDPAGFKYLAPYTGSAIGQHWMYEGKHVLIVFDDLSKQAEAYRAVSLLLRRPPGREAYPGDVFYLHSRLLERCAKLSDELGAGSMTGLPIIETKANDVSAYIPTNVISITDGQIFLQSDLFNANQRPAVDVGISVSRVGGAAQVKAMKGVSGTLKLTLAQYRSLAAFAMFASDLDPASRQALARGERLTELLKQPQYSPYPVEDQVVAIWAGTNGYLDDVPVADVLRFERELIDHVRRSTDVLGTIATTGKLGDDAVEALKAAIESFAPTFQTSDGDLLGSDEPVDDEGLDVEQEQIVRQKRG; encoded by the coding sequence ATGGCTGAGCTCACGATCAAGCCCGAGGAGATCAGGGCTGCGCTCGACACGTTCGTCAGCTCCTACACCCCGACGACCGACGCCCGCGAGGAGGTGGGTCGAGTCACGCTCGCTGCCGACGGCATCGCGGAGGTCGAAGGACTTCCGGGCGCCATGGCGAACGAGCTCCTCACCTTTGAGGACGGCACGCTCGGCCTCGCGCTGAGCCTCGACGTCCGCCACATCGGTGTGGTGGTCCTGGGCGAGTTCACCGGCATCCAGGAGGGCCAGGAGGTCCGCCGCACGGGCGAGGTCCTCTCGGTCCCCGTCGGCGACGGCTACCTCGGCCGCGTGGTCGACCCGCTGGGCACGCCCATCGACGGCCTCGGCGAGATCGCCACGACCGGCCGCCGCGCCCTCGAGCTCCAGGCGCCCGGCGTCATGGCGCGCAAGAGCGTGCACGAGCCGCTGCAGACCGGCATCAAGGCCATCGACTCGATGATCCCGATCGGCCGCGGCCAGCGTCAGCTCATCATCGGCGACCGCAAGACCGGCAAGACGGCGATCGCGCTCGACACGATCCTGAACCAGAAGGCGAACTGGGAGTCGGGCGACCCCGACAAGCAGGTCCGCTGCATCTACGTCGCGATCGGCCAGAAGGGCTCGACCATCGCCGCCGTCCGCGGCGCGCTGGAGGAGTCCGGCGCCCTGGAGTACACGACCATCGTGGCCGCCCCGGCCTCCGACCCGGCCGGCTTCAAGTACCTCGCCCCCTACACCGGCTCGGCCATCGGCCAGCACTGGATGTACGAGGGCAAGCACGTCCTGATCGTGTTCGACGACCTGTCCAAGCAGGCTGAGGCGTACCGCGCCGTGTCGCTCCTCCTGCGCCGCCCGCCGGGCCGCGAGGCCTACCCGGGAGACGTCTTCTACCTGCACTCCCGCCTCCTCGAGAGGTGCGCGAAGCTGTCGGACGAGCTCGGCGCCGGGTCGATGACCGGTCTGCCGATCATCGAGACGAAGGCCAACGACGTGTCGGCCTACATCCCGACGAACGTCATCTCGATCACGGACGGCCAGATCTTCCTCCAGTCGGATCTGTTCAACGCCAACCAGCGCCCCGCCGTCGACGTCGGCATCTCGGTGTCCCGCGTCGGTGGTGCGGCCCAGGTCAAGGCGATGAAGGGTGTCTCCGGAACCCTGAAGCTCACGCTCGCCCAGTACCGCTCGCTCGCGGCGTTCGCGATGTTCGCCTCGGACCTCGACCCGGCCTCGCGCCAGGCGCTGGCTCGCGGCGAGCGTCTGACCGAGCTCCTCAAGCAGCCCCAGTACTCGCCCTACCCGGTCGAGGACCAGGTCGTGGCGATCTGGGCCGGCACGAACGGCTACCTCGACGACGTCCCCGTCGCCGACGTGCTGCGGTTCGAGCGCGAGCTGATCGACCACGTGCGTCGCAGCACCGACGTGCTCGGCACCATCGCCACCACCGGCAAGCTCGGTGACGACGCGGTCGAGGCGCTCAAGGCCGCCATCGAGTCCTTCGCGCCGACGTTCCAGACCTCCGACGGCGACCTGCTCGGCAGTGACGAGCCGGTCGACGACGAGGGCCTGGACGTCGAGCAGGAGCAGATCGTCCGCCAGAAGCGGGGCTGA